Proteins encoded by one window of Aspergillus chevalieri M1 DNA, chromosome 6, nearly complete sequence:
- a CDS encoding NTF2 and RRM domain protein (COG:T;~EggNog:ENOG410Q15Y;~InterPro:IPR000504,IPR012677,IPR002075,IPR035979, IPR018222,IPR039539,IPR032710;~PFAM:PF02136,PF00076;~go_function: GO:0003676 - nucleic acid binding [Evidence IEA]), whose product MADTTQAPINGTYPTQVYADSYNHVMNNSANFQPAQSSTPSNAPPADQKNGISKDEVGWYFVEQYYTNMSRSPDKLHLFYSRRSQFVFGTEAESVPVAVGQKAINEKIKQLDFQDCKVRVLNVDSQASFDNILVHVIGEISNKSEPSRKFVQTFVLAEQPNGYYVLNDIFRYLTEEEEDVTAEEPAPAAQQQQQQPQEQQQGQQQEQPQQAPEAPAEPAAPEAAPAAPDAQVDNEPAVAKVDEKLEEAKPNGEAAEPKAAPETNGVAETQEAPVAASAPALAAEPESTQTEYPPSPEPTPKAVQKEAPAPEKEAPAPTPAAPAAPKTWANIASKPGAAPVVPAIPVAAPKAPAPTSAPQAAVPAAPAPQPAAAPAPTPGQPAANDNNGWQTAGHDHRKTQSRGVDEQVSGYIKNVTDKIDAGLLRQTLSRFGKVKNLEVSRPRNCAFVDFAEPAGYAAAVAANPHQIGSEQINVEERRARNYGNANYGPRGGAGRGRGDRAGSQGRGGFQRDGRGGFVPRGRGNFGPKGQGRNQAQTA is encoded by the exons ATGGCCGACACGACTCAGGCTCCTATCAACGGCACCTACCCCACGCAGGTGTACGCCGACTCCTACAACCACGTCATGAACAACTCTGCCAACTTCCAGCCTGCGCAGTCGTCCACGCCCTCGAATGCGCCCCCCGCCGATCAGAAGAATGGAATTTCCAAAGATGAAGTCGGTTGGTATTTCGTCGAGCAGTACTACACCAACATGAGCCGCAGTCCAGACAAACTCCACCTCTTCTACTCCCGGCGGTCGCAGTTCGTCTTCGGTACTGAGGCCGAGTCGGTTCCCGTCGCGGTTGGTCAGAAG GCCATcaatgagaagatcaagcaGCTGGATTTCCAGGACTGCAAGGTCCGCGTCTTGAACGTTGATTCCCAGGCCTCATTCGACAACATCCTAGTACATGTCATTGGTGAAATTTCCAACAAATCTGAGCCGTCCCGCAAGTTCGTGCAGACTTTCGTCCTTGCCGAGCAGCCCAACGGCTACTACGTGCTGAACGATATCTTCCGTTACCtcaccgaggaggaagaggacgtcACCGCCGAGGAGCCCGCCCCGGCTGctcaacaacagcagcagcaaccgcagGAGCAGCAACAGGGGCAGCAACAGGAGCAGCCGCAGCAGGCTCCTGAGGCCCCCGCAGAGCCAGCTGCTCCTGAAGCCGCCCCTGCTGCTCCAGATGCTCAGGTGGACAACGAGCCGGCTGTCGCCAAGGTCGATGAGAAGCTTGAAGAAGCTAAGCCTAACGGCGAGGCCGCGGAGCCCAAGGCTGCTCCTGAGACCAACGGTGTTGCTGAAACGCAAGAGGCTCCTGTCGCTGCTAGTGCTCCTGCTCTCGCCGCTGAGCCGGAGTCGACCCAGACTGAATACCCGCCAAGCCCGGAGCCAACCCCCAAGGCTGTCCAGAAGGAAGCCCCCGCTCCTGAAAAGGAGGCCCCGGCTCCCACTCCGGCCGCCCCGGCCGCCCCGAAGACCTGGGCCAACATTGCGTCCAAGCCGGGTGCCGCTCCAGTTGTTCCTGCTATCCCTGTTGCTGCTCCCAAGGCTCCCGCTCCCACCTCTGCTCCCCAGGCTGCGGTGCCTGCTGCTCCCGCTCCTCAGCCGGCGGCTGCTCCCGCCCCTACCCCCGGCCAGCCTGCCGCCAACGACAACAATGGTTGGCAAACGGCTGGTCACGACCACAGGAAGACCCAGTCGCGTGGCGTTGACGAACAAGTCTCTGGTTACATCAAGAATGTTACCGACAAGATTGACGCAGGCTTGCTGAGGCAGACTCTGTCGCGTTTTGGAAAGGTCAAGAACCTTGAAGTGAGCCGTCCAAGG AACTGCGCCTTCGTCGACTTTGCAGAGCCTGCTGGttatgctgctgctgttgctgctaacCCCCACCAGATCGGAAGCGAACAAATCAACGTGGAAGAGCGCCGTGCCCGTAACTACGGCAATGCCAATTACGGCCCTCGTGGTGGCGCTGGCCGTGGCCGCGGAGACCGTGCAGGTAGCCAGGGCCGTGGTGGTTTCCAGCGTGATGGCCGCGGTGGTTTTGTTCCTCGTGGCCGTGGAAACTTTGGCCCCAAGGGTCAGGGTCGTAACCAGGCCCAGACTGCTTAA
- a CDS encoding uncharacterized protein (COG:S;~EggNog:ENOG410PRSW) produces the protein MARQNSLESSRPIMPSNRASQRFSTVSGTPSIASNGGLPSGDPRLAEVNHVRDGLERLENKPLQKQRFVPTPEKTESLDKLAIGAKMERALGRRMTGQDAVMRKPVVSEKAATEAST, from the exons ATGGCCCGTCAGAACTCGTTGGAATCCTCAAGACCCATCATGCCCAGC AACCGTGCCTCGCAGCGATTCTCTACCGTCAGCGGAACCCCCTCGATCGCCTCCAATGGCGGTCTACCCAGCGGTGACCCCCGCCTGGCTGAAGTCAACCACGTTCGCGACGGCCTTGAGCGTCTCGAGAACAAGCCTCTCCAGAAACAGCGTTTCGTCCCCACCCCAGAGAAGACCGAAAGCCTTGACAAGCTGGCCATTGGTGCCAAGATGGAACGCGCGCTCGGCCGCAGAATGACCGGTCAGGATGCTGTTATGCGCAAGCCTGTTGTGAGCGAGAAGGCCGCGACTGAGGCTTCCACTTAA
- a CDS encoding uncharacterized protein (COG:S;~EggNog:ENOG410PM8J;~InterPro:IPR011990;~antiSMASH:Cluster_6.3;~go_function: GO:0005515 - protein binding [Evidence IEA]), with protein sequence MRAVTTYDQGLGKHPTSFDLAYNKARVQYEITQHPKLAAQLEAPLLQALQVALQSHKDALTLDQENADVLFNTGQVLTSLAEVVSDIKHPSDQQLTQAVQCLQEALELFQRCFAVQEVRFTETQEEIKQMESGDMQVPDVQPQSEPEPQPQSDANDEAAEDAPEQWAAVVEPVTKDSLVDTAVAQLEALTTLCNLLTFNPGDGLPWVEEYSSDLVQNRMPAYVDGSSREYEATMARAKFICALTEVMYRSGRVEVETYHQEITRVFGPELNLSADPEGLCSKADAHMSFNTAVADLPPTHDPEAFKKSLVLRWKSLSTALDSLTAASKLPDADNLPKIHIARGDVEMNRWRLGMAPWEYGMAQQNGSLLLRNAQTYYRGAAALARRDGAAEETRDGTCKEAFAAGLEGQKDKLMQLRRAAPKELVAVAEDMVDDGLASPMELEALLSS encoded by the exons ATGCGTGCTGTTACTACCTACGACCAGGGTCTAGGCAAACATCCTACATCTTTTGATCTGGCATATAACAA AGCTCGCGTCCAATATGAAATCACCCAACATCCCAAGCTGGCCGCTCAATTGGAGGCTCCCCTGCTCCAGGCCTTACAGGTCGCACTGCAATCGCATAAAGATGCCTTGACATTGGATCAGGAGAATGCAGACGTCCTGTTCAACACAGGCCAGGTGCTTACCAGTTTGGCCGAGGTCGTCTCTGATATCAAACATCCCAGCGACCAGCAGCTCACGCAAGCTGTTCAATGTCTCCAGGAGGCTCTCGAGCTCTTCCAACGTTGCTTCGCAGTACAGGAAGTTCGCTTCACAGAGACGCAGGAGGAGATCAAGCAGATGGAATCTGGTGACATGCAGGTCCCAGATGTCCAGCCACAATCGGAACCTGAACCGCAGCCGCAGTCCGATGCTAATGACGAGGCTGCTGAGGATGCCCCAGAGCAATGGGCCGCTGTGGTCGAGCCAGTGACTAAAGACAGCCTAGTCGATACTGCAGTGGCGCAACTTGAGGCCCTCACTACCCTCTGCAACTTGCTAACTTTCAATCCTGGTGATGGCCTTCCTTGGGTTGAAGAGTATTCTTCCGACCTTGTCCAGAACAGAATGCCGGCGTATGTGGATGGTTCAAGCAGAGAGTATGAGGCAACTATGGCCCGCGCCAAATTCATTTGCGCCTTGACAGAGGTCATGTACCGAAGTGGCCGAGTCGAGGTGGAGACATATCATCAGGAGATCACTCGTGTTTTCGGTCCTGAGTTGAATCTGTCTGCCGATCCAGAAGGTCTCTGCAGCAAAGCTGATGCTCACATGTCGTTCAACACTGCTGTTGCAGATCTCCCTCCTACGCATGATCCAGAAGCATTCAAGAAATCCTTGGTCCTGCGATGGAAATCCCTATCCACCGCTTTGGACTCTTTAACAGCAGCCTCCAAGTTGCCCGATGCTGACAACCTCCCCAAGATTCACATTGCAAGAGGTGACGTGGAGATGAACAGATGGAGACTTGGAATGGCACCATGGGAGTATGGAATGGCTCAGCAAAACGGATCCCTCCTTCTTCGAAACGCGCAGACATACTATCGAGGCGCAGCGGCTTTGGCCAGGCGAGATGGAGCAGCGGAAGAGACACGCGATGGGACGTGCAAAGAAGCCTTCGCGGCAGGCTTGGAGGGCCAAAAGGACAAGCTGATGCAGCTCAGAAGGGCCGCACCAAAGGAGCTCGTGGCAGTGGCGGAGGACATGGTGGATGATGGCTTAGCAAGCCCCATGGAATTAGAAGCTTTGCTGTCGTCATAA
- a CDS encoding PMF1/NNF1 family protein (COG:S;~EggNog:ENOG410PPB9;~InterPro:IPR007128;~PFAM:PF03980;~antiSMASH:Cluster_6.3;~go_component: GO:0000818 - nuclear MIS12/MIND complex [Evidence IEA]), with protein MAGNNINTGNANTQSQRPASPSPPPPAPVPLTPGPRASRLQQVFEQALARTLRANSYSNFASCFPTPAKHVPASLESVWRQLNAKLEESAKAEFEDIVLERDAVRQLNELDRLVGEARYRRDNGDNEMREEGENVAPHTLGAEQLYQAHLIPFLQEAQSNLNEKIDATHAENATLAQEIQGQRVEIENLMSSLESVVADLEGAAAAATQYSKENDLRQETIQMDEDIKGRSEI; from the exons ATGGCAGGcaacaacatcaacaccGGCAACGCCAACACCCAATCCCAAAGACCAGCCTCCCCCTCCCCGCCCCCACCAGCTCCCGTCCCTCTCACCCCGGGCCCCCGCGCGTCGCGTCTCCAACAAGTCTTCGAGCAAGCCCTCGCGCGCACCCTCCGCGCAAACTCCTACTCAAACTTTGCCAGCTGTTTCCCGACGCCCGCAAAACATGTCCCAGCTAGTCTGGAGAGCGTGTGGAGACAGTTGAATGCGAAGCTGGAGGAGAGCGCGAAGGCAGAGTTTGAGGATATCGTGCTGGAGCGCGATGCGGTGAGGCAATTAAATGAGCTGGATCGGTTGGTTGGGGAGGCGAGATATAGGAGGGATAATGGGGATAATGAGATgcgggaggagggggagaatGTTGC GCCTCACACTCTAGGCGCGGAACAGTTGTATCAGGCGCATTTGATTCCTTTTTTGCAAGAGGCGCAGTCGAATTTGAATGAGAAGATTGATGCTACGCATGCGGAGAATGCTACTCTGGCGCAGGAGATTCAGGGTCAGAGGGTGGAGATTGAGAATCTGATGTCGAGTCTCGAGTCGGTTGTAGCTGATCTTGagggtgctgctgctgctgcgacgCAATATAGCAAAGAAAATGATCTGCGGCAGGAGACGATACagatggacgaggatattAAGGGCAGGTCTGAGATCTAA
- a CDS encoding putative cAMP receptor-like protein (COG:S;~EggNog:ENOG410PICE;~InterPro:IPR017981;~PFAM:PF11710,PF00002;~TransMembrane:5 (o25-45i57-79o106-127i246-267o287-309i);~antiSMASH:Cluster_6.3;~go_component: GO:0016021 - integral component of membrane [Evidence IEA];~go_function: GO:0004888 - transmembrane signaling receptor activity [Evidence IEA];~go_process: GO:0007166 - cell surface receptor signaling pathway [Evidence IEA]), which translates to MVSQSGIQAGTNSCLCRFQAFMIQWFMPADALWAFTMACNVYLTFFRKYNSEQLRRLEWKFVVCCYGLPFIPAFTYFFIETKDRGKVYGSAVLWCWVAPKWDFLRIAMFYGPVWLIIILTLVIYVRAGKVIYQKRRQLREFDSSIDSNFEIGNPFEPSSFTKVTEIKVTTESAIAATRIPNLARDSIGSRLQRPFKTVPYSPYSVSIEAGGAFEKLSGPTTTLKSIKNELLDSAPQRHAMVAEANLAAWAYTKYALLFFIALLVTWAPSTANRVYAWARPDSFDFGLNYVSSFVLPLQGFWNSLIYMSISWPVFKAAIRDLRAYYTVASMGWIKIRLFPSRVISNRLRGSHGAFRSDSTHDLTV; encoded by the exons ATGGTCTCCCAGTCGGGCATCCAGGCGGGGACTAATAGCTGTTTGTGTCGGTTCCAGGCGTTTATGATCCAGTG GTTCATGCCCGCTGATGCCTTATGGGCCTTTACCATGGCATGCAATGTCTACCTGACCTTCTTTCGCAAATACAACTCGGAACAGCTACGACGGCTCGAGTGGAAATTTGTGGTATGCTGCTATGGTCTGCCGTTCATCCCGGCTTTTACCTACTTTTTTATAGAGACCAAGGACCGCGGCAAGGTGTATGGATCCGCTGTC CTCTGGTGCTGGGTTGCGCCAAAGTGGGATTTCCTACGCATCGCGATGTTCTACGGACCGGTCTGGCTGATCATCATCCTAACCCTTGTCATCTATGTGCGCGCCGGAAAGGTCATCTACCAGAAGCGACGGCAACTACGCGAGTTTGACAGCTCAATCGACTCCAATTTTGAAATCGGAAACCCATTCGAACCCTCTTCATTTACCAAAGTGACCGAGATTAAGGTGACGACTGAATCGGCAATTGCGGCGACCCGCATCCCTAATCTTGCCCGTGACAGCATCGGTAGTCGATTACAGAGACCGTTCAAGACTGTTCCGTACAGTCCGTATTCGGTCAGCATCGAGGCCGGAGGAGCGTTTGAGAAGCTGAGCGGACCCACCACTACGTTGAAGTCAATCAAAAATGAACTATTGGACTCAGCACCTCAGCGCCATGCGATGGTGGCCGAGGCTAACTTGGCTGCTTGGGCGTATACAAAGTATGCGCTGCTCTTTTTCATTGCCTTGTTGGTTACGTGG GCACCATCGACTGCTAACCGAGTGTACGCATGGGCTCGTCCGGACTCTTTTGATTTCGGCTTGAACTACGTTTCCAGTTTTGTCCTTCCGCTGCAGGGATTCTGGAATAGCCTCATATACATGTCCATTTCGTGGCCAGTATTCAAAGCAGCAATCCGTGACCTTCGAGCATATTACACAGTAGCATCGATGGGTTGGATCAAGATCAGGCTGTTTCCTAGCAGAGTGATAAGCAATAGGCTTAGGGGATCTCACGGTGCATTTCGGAGTGACAGCACGCACGATTTGACAGTTTAG
- the PHO85 gene encoding cyclin-dependent serine/threonine-protein kinase phoA (COG:D;~EggNog:ENOG410PGBA;~InterPro:IPR017441,IPR008271,IPR000719,IPR011009;~PFAM:PF07714,PF00069;~SMCOG1030:serine/threonine protein kinase;~antiSMASH:Cluster_6.3;~go_function: GO:0004672 - protein kinase activity [Evidence IEA];~go_function: GO:0005524 - ATP binding [Evidence IEA];~go_process: GO:0006468 - protein phosphorylation [Evidence IEA]), producing MDRQQPSSFQQLEKLGEGTYATVFKGRNRQTGELVALKEIHLDSEEGTPSTAIREISLMKELKHESIVSLYDVIHTENKLMLVFEFMDRDLKKYMDTRTERGQLDHVTIKSFMYQLLKGIAFCHDNRVLHRDLKPQNLLINKRGQLKLGDFGLARAFGIPVNTFSNEVVTLWYRAPDVLLGSRTYNTSIDIWSAGCIMAEMYTGRPLFPGTTNEDQLLKIFRLMGTPSERTWPGISQLPEYKPNYQVYATQDLGLILPQIDPLGLDLLNRMLQLRPELRISANDALQHPWFHDLAQLQFQQQQAQQQQQMMGAYGMMPPQQPY from the exons ATGGACAGACAACAACCCAGCTCCTTCCAGCAGCTGGAAAAG CTTGGAGAAGGTACCTATGCTACT GTGTTTAAAGGGCGGAATCGTCAAACCGGGGAATTGGTCGCGTTAAAGGAAATTCATTTAGACTCGGAGGAAGGGACACCGTCGACGGCCATTCGCGAGATCTCGTTGATGAAAGAGCTCAAGCACGAGAGTATCGTCTCACTCTACGACGTGATCCACACAGAAAATAAGTTGATGCTCGTTTTTGAGTTCATGGACCGGGATTTGAAGAAGTACATGGATACGCGGACCGAACGCGGCCAGTTGGACCACGTTACCATCAAGTCGTTCATGTACCAGCTGCTCAAGGGCATTGCGTTCTGCCACGATAACCGCGTTTTGCACCGTGACCTCAAGCCTCAAAACCTCCTGATCAACAAGCGGGGACAGTTAAAACTGGGGGATTTCGGGTTGGCCCGGGCCTTTGGCATTCCCGTCAATACCTTTTCGAATGAAGTTGTGACTCTGTGGTATCGGGCTCCGGATGTATTGCTGGGTAGCCGGACATATAACACGAGCATCGACATCTGGTCCGCTGGCTGTATCATGGCAGAGATGTATACCGGCCGTCCTCTGTTTCCGGGAACGACCAACGAAGACCAGCTACTAAAGATCTTTCGGCTTATGGGGACCCCTTCAGAACGCACTTGGCCCGGCATTTCGCAGCTCCCGGAGTACAAGCCTAATTATCAGGTCTACGCGACTCAGGACCTTGGCTTGATTCTCCCGCAGATCGACCCGCTTGGCTTGGACTTACTAAACCGGATGCTGCAACTTCGACCGGAGCTTCGTATCAGCGCAAACGATGCCCTGCAACATCCATGGTTCCACGATCTTGCTCAATTGCAGttccagcagcaacaagcacaacagcaacagcaaatGATGGGTGCATATGGGATGATGCCACCTCAGCAGCCATATTAA
- a CDS encoding putative SIR2 family histone deacetylase (COG:B,K;~EggNog:ENOG410PGAI;~InterPro:IPR029035,IPR003000,IPR026590;~PFAM:PF02146;~antiSMASH:Cluster_6.3;~go_function: GO:0070403 - NAD+ binding [Evidence IEA]), with amino-acid sequence MTTPSIRIPFTGRLPPAIITPPSARTVAGAIDAITSFLTAPPSPHLRGIDVGRNSQTVLLTGAGISVASGLSDYRGENGTYITNKTYRPIYYHEFVTRHESRKRYWARSFVGWPGLQKAKPNMTHWAIKDLGAKGYLSSVVTQNVDSFHSFAHPELPTIELHGYLRSVVCTTCLNQFSREEFQKSLERLNPAWAEFLAKMVDIGALDTDNPREQRRKGLKLNPDGDVDLAEAPYSTFRYPSCPACLEKQPQPKDCTQTRVEVESDGAWLPSSNAGILKPAVIMFGENIDPTVKTIAEEAIDDAGRLLVLGSSLATFSAWRLVERAYNRGMPIGIINVGGVRNESVIFGVPQHEGPVGSQHVRCSLLSENILPPIATQLPPLSSQI; translated from the coding sequence ATGACGACGCCCTCGATTAGAATCCCCTTTACTGGCCGATTACCTCCGGCGATTATTACGCCCCCCTCTGCCCGTACCGTGGCCGGAGCAATCGATGCCATCACATCCTTTCTAACCGCCCCGCCATCGCCGCACCTGCGCGGGATCGATGTAGGAAGAAACTCCCAGACGGTTTTGTTAACAGGTGCCGGTATATCGGTAGCATCCGGCCTGTCGGATTATAGAGGCGAAAATGGCACGTATATAACAAATAAGACTTATCGACCCATATACTATCACGAATTCGTGACACGCCATGAATCGCGCAAGAGGTATTGGGCCCGGAGCTTTGTCGGGTGGCCAGGACTCCAGAAAGCGAAACCAAACATGACACATTGGGCAATCAAAGATCTTGGTGCGAAGGGATACCTCAGCTCTGTGGTGACGCAGAATGTCGATTCATTCCATTCCTTTGCCCACCCGGAGCTCCCCACAATCGAGCTCCATGGATACCTGAGGTCCGTTGTCTGCACTACCTGTCTGAATCAGTTCTCGCGAGAAGAGTTCCAGAAGTCTCTCGAAAGACTCAATCCTGCTTGGGCCGAGTTCTTGGCAAAGATGGTGGATATTGGCGCGCTTGACACGGATAATCCACGAGAGCAGCGGCGAAAAGGTCTGAAACTCAATCCCGACGGTGATGTCGACCTGGCTGAAGCGCCTTATTCGACATTTCGGTATCCCTCTTGCCCGGCATGTCTGGAGAAACAACCTCAACCCAAGGACTGTACACAAACTCGGGTGGAGGTCGAGAGTGACGGTGCGTGGTTACCAAGCTCGAATGCCGGGATCCTGAAACCGGCCGTCATCATGTTTGGAGAGAACATTGACCCTACTGTCAAAACCATCGCTGAAGAAGCCATTGATGATGCTGGCAGGCTGTTGGTTCTCGGAAGCAGCCTTGCCACCTTTTCTGCGTGGAGACTGGTGGAACGGGCCTATAATAGAGGCATGCCCATTGGTATCATCAACGTTGGTGGTGTGCGAAATGAATCTGTAATCTTCGGAGTCCCTCAGCATGAGGGCCCCGTTGGATCGCAGCATGTCCGGTGCAGCCTTCTATCTGAAAACATCCTGCCACCAATTGCTACTCAGCTACCTCCATTAAGCAGTCAGATATGA